One window of the Candidatus Chryseobacterium colombiense genome contains the following:
- a CDS encoding helix-turn-helix transcriptional regulator, which translates to MQILPIKILAPYIKHYLFLESAHDQHKKLRLFSDGNTGMVFLLNKSNLSINHSQHLPNSFLYGQISHFQDLTFFEQASFIIVVFQPDGLYRLLGIPAIDLKDQIISSQEIFGSLANNLYESLFNLTYATEKVNALNIFFYELSLKRKSPGQTLLPEVLQHIDQHKGLVTIEQLIHYTGYTERHIERIFAQQVGMSPKKYVNIIQLHSFLKLLRNKPTEANLTGISYESGYFDQSHLIRMFKKYTGITPSQYLNSTNRLAVNFMEFKDGLNQMSGLYNLA; encoded by the coding sequence ATGCAGATACTTCCAATAAAAATTTTAGCTCCCTATATTAAACACTATCTTTTTTTGGAAAGTGCTCATGATCAGCATAAAAAACTGCGTTTATTTTCGGATGGAAATACCGGGATGGTATTCCTTCTGAATAAAAGCAACTTATCTATCAATCACAGTCAGCACCTTCCGAATTCATTTTTATATGGCCAGATCAGTCATTTTCAAGATCTCACCTTTTTCGAACAGGCTTCCTTTATTATTGTTGTATTTCAGCCCGATGGACTGTACAGGCTGCTTGGCATTCCCGCTATTGATTTAAAAGACCAGATCATTAGCTCACAGGAAATTTTTGGATCGCTAGCTAATAATCTCTATGAAAGCCTTTTCAATCTTACATATGCAACAGAGAAAGTAAATGCCTTAAATATCTTCTTTTATGAATTATCACTTAAACGCAAATCCCCAGGTCAAACTTTACTTCCTGAAGTACTGCAGCATATCGATCAGCATAAAGGTTTGGTAACTATTGAACAACTTATTCACTATACTGGTTATACTGAGCGGCACATAGAAAGAATATTTGCACAACAAGTCGGAATGAGTCCAAAAAAATATGTCAATATCATCCAACTTCACTCCTTTCTGAAATTACTCCGTAATAAACCAACTGAAGCCAATCTGACCGGCATCAGCTATGAAAGCGGATATTTCGATCAGTCTCATCTTATCAGAATGTTTAAAAAATATACAGGCATCACACCTTCCCAGTATTTAAATAGCACAAACAGGCTCGCCGTAAATTTTATGGAATTTAAAGACGGTCTTAATCAGATGTCGGGTTTATACAATTTGGCTTAA
- the ilvE gene encoding branched-chain-amino-acid transaminase, with the protein MYYNDDSVLFFDGEYVKAKEAKTDLYGQSLHYGYAVFEGIKSYKTANGTKIFKAEEHYDRLRKSAETMMMPFDYSTEEMVEITYQLLELNNLSNAYIRPLVICSPNMSLSKGQKSYLVIEVWNWDNGYMANKMRIMTSSFERPNPKAFKVEAKVSGHYVNSILACQEAKDKGFDEALVLDAQGNVAESSGANIFFEKDGKLFTPAKGSILPGITRATVFEICSQLGIPYEEKFFKPEEMKGADAGFFCGTAAEIVALDSLDNVPFKLNWEDSLSSKVQTAYRHLVLEEDYSYLKSKLQYV; encoded by the coding sequence ATGTATTACAATGACGACAGTGTTCTCTTTTTTGATGGGGAATATGTGAAAGCAAAAGAAGCCAAGACTGACTTGTACGGTCAATCGTTGCATTACGGATATGCCGTTTTCGAAGGAATTAAATCTTATAAAACAGCCAATGGAACCAAAATTTTCAAAGCAGAGGAACATTACGACAGACTTCGTAAATCTGCAGAAACAATGATGATGCCTTTCGATTATTCTACCGAAGAAATGGTTGAAATTACCTACCAACTTTTGGAACTGAATAATCTGAGCAATGCTTACATTCGTCCATTAGTGATTTGTTCTCCGAATATGTCGTTGTCAAAAGGTCAAAAAAGTTATCTCGTAATCGAGGTTTGGAATTGGGATAATGGTTATATGGCAAACAAAATGAGAATTATGACGTCGTCATTTGAACGTCCAAACCCCAAAGCTTTCAAGGTGGAAGCAAAAGTGAGCGGTCATTATGTAAACTCCATTTTGGCTTGTCAGGAAGCTAAGGACAAAGGTTTCGACGAAGCTTTAGTCTTAGATGCTCAAGGAAATGTAGCAGAAAGTTCCGGCGCCAATATTTTCTTTGAAAAAGACGGAAAGCTTTTCACACCAGCAAAAGGAAGTATTCTTCCTGGAATTACAAGAGCTACTGTTTTTGAAATCTGCAGTCAATTAGGAATTCCTTACGAGGAAAAGTTCTTCAAACCAGAAGAAATGAAAGGTGCAGATGCAGGATTTTTCTGCGGAACGGCGGCGGAAATTGTGGCTTTGGATTCTCTTGATAACGTTCCTTTCAAACTGAATTGGGAAGACAGTTTATCATCTAAAGTTCAGACAGCTTATCGTCATCTTGTGTTAGAAGAAGATTATTCATACCTGAAATCAAAATTGCAATATGTGTAA
- the ilvD gene encoding dihydroxy-acid dehydratase, producing the protein MCNVELNKYSKTLTKDPTQPATQAMFYGIGFQKEDFDKAQIGIASMGYDGNTCNMHLNGLAEIVKKGVKEQNLVGLMFHTIGISDGMTNGTDGMRYSLVSRDIIADSIEAVCAGQYYDGLITVPGCDKNMPGSLMAMARLNRPSIMVYGGSIAPGHYKGEDLNIVSAFEALGNKIAGKISEEDFQGVIQNSCPSAGACGGMYTANTMASAIEALGMSLPYSSSYPALSKEKKEECQFAGHYVKILLEKDIKPSDIMTPKAFENALRLIMILGGSTNAVLHFIAIAKSIGYNLTLDDFQKISDETPFLADLKPSGKYLMEDLHKVGGVPAVMKYLLDLGLLNGDCLTVTGKTIAENLEHVTSIIDRQQNIIHDIKNPIKETGHIRIMYGNLAEKGSVAKITGKEGAYFKGTAIVFDGEKEFIKGIEDKKIQEGNVVVIKNEGPKGAPGMPEMLKPTSALMGSGLGKNVALITDGRFSGGTHGFVVGHITPEAFAGGLIGLIKDGDVIELDAEKNTINALLSDEEIASRKASFIQPEYKVKSGVLYKYAKSVADASQGCVTDL; encoded by the coding sequence ATGTGTAACGTAGAATTGAATAAATATTCCAAAACACTGACGAAAGACCCGACTCAGCCTGCAACTCAGGCAATGTTTTACGGGATTGGTTTTCAAAAGGAAGACTTCGACAAAGCACAGATTGGAATTGCAAGTATGGGTTACGACGGCAATACTTGCAATATGCACCTCAATGGTCTTGCTGAGATTGTGAAAAAAGGAGTTAAAGAACAGAATTTGGTCGGATTAATGTTCCACACCATCGGAATCAGTGACGGAATGACCAACGGAACCGACGGAATGCGCTATTCTCTCGTAAGTCGCGACATCATTGCAGATTCTATCGAAGCCGTTTGTGCCGGACAATATTACGACGGATTGATTACAGTTCCCGGTTGCGACAAAAATATGCCAGGTTCTCTGATGGCAATGGCTCGTCTCAACCGTCCTTCGATAATGGTTTATGGCGGAAGTATTGCGCCGGGACATTACAAAGGCGAAGATTTGAACATCGTTTCAGCTTTCGAAGCATTGGGAAACAAAATCGCAGGTAAAATTTCTGAAGAAGATTTCCAAGGAGTAATTCAAAATTCCTGTCCAAGCGCAGGTGCGTGTGGCGGAATGTACACGGCAAACACAATGGCTTCCGCAATTGAAGCTCTTGGAATGAGTTTACCTTATTCTTCGTCTTACCCTGCACTTAGTAAAGAGAAAAAAGAAGAATGTCAGTTTGCCGGACATTACGTTAAAATCCTTTTGGAGAAAGACATCAAACCATCCGATATAATGACACCAAAGGCTTTCGAAAATGCTTTAAGGCTGATTATGATTCTGGGTGGAAGTACCAATGCGGTTCTCCATTTTATAGCGATTGCAAAATCTATCGGATACAATTTGACTTTGGATGATTTCCAAAAAATCAGTGATGAAACACCATTTTTAGCCGACCTTAAACCAAGTGGAAAATATCTGATGGAAGATCTTCACAAAGTTGGTGGAGTTCCGGCTGTGATGAAGTATTTATTGGATTTAGGCTTGCTTAATGGAGATTGTTTAACGGTTACAGGGAAAACTATTGCCGAAAATCTGGAGCACGTCACTTCAATTATCGACAGACAGCAAAATATCATTCACGATATCAAAAATCCAATCAAAGAAACCGGACATATCAGAATTATGTACGGAAATCTTGCTGAGAAAGGTTCTGTTGCAAAAATCACAGGAAAAGAAGGTGCTTATTTTAAAGGAACAGCGATTGTTTTCGACGGAGAAAAAGAATTCATCAAAGGTATCGAAGACAAAAAAATTCAGGAAGGAAATGTAGTTGTAATCAAGAACGAAGGTCCAAAAGGTGCTCCAGGAATGCCAGAAATGTTGAAACCTACTTCCGCTTTGATGGGTTCTGGCTTAGGTAAAAATGTTGCGTTGATTACTGACGGAAGATTTTCAGGCGGAACGCACGGTTTCGTTGTAGGTCACATTACGCCTGAAGCTTTTGCCGGAGGATTAATTGGTTTAATTAAAGATGGTGACGTGATTGAATTGGATGCAGAAAAAAATACCATCAACGCACTGTTGTCGGACGAAGAAATTGCCAGTAGAAAAGCCAGTTTCATTCAACCTGAATATAAAGTAAAAAGCGGTGTGTTATACAAATATGCCAAGTCTGTAGCAGATGCGTCGCAAGGTTGTGTAACCGACTTGTAA
- the ilvB gene encoding biosynthetic-type acetolactate synthase large subunit, whose translation MNNTISRIENIELEQPKAIEISGSKAVLEALLQENVDTIFGYPGGAIMPIYDALYDYSEKLKHILVRHEQGAIHAAQGFARTSGKTGVVFATSGPGATNLVTGLADAMIDSNPIVCITGQVFASLLGTDAFQETDVINITTPVTKWNYQVTDATEIPEAIAKAFHIASTGRPGPVLIDITKNAQLQLFGYLGYKKCNHIRSYRPEPEIRNEYIEQAAELINQAKKPFVLFGQGVILGKAEEEFKAFIEKINLPAAATVMGLSALPTNHKLHVGMLGMHGNYAPNVMTNECDVLIAVGMRFDDRVTGRLDKYAKQAKIIHLDIDPAEIDKNVKTTVPVWGNCKKTLPLLTALLKDNDHSGWLEKFRELEKEEVKEVIQNELNPTTDVMTMGEVIKVLNELTNGDAIITTDVGQHQMVACRYANFNNSKSSVTSGGLGTMGFGLPAAIGAWYGAPEKTVVAIIGDGGFQMTLQELGTIMQFGAKVKILILNNEFLGMVRQWQQLFHDRRYSFVNITSPDFVAVAKGYYIDGQKISERKDLKTALETMLNQDGAYLLEVMVGKENNVFPMVAQGTSVSEIRLK comes from the coding sequence ATGAATAATACCATTTCACGAATAGAAAATATAGAATTAGAACAGCCAAAAGCGATAGAAATATCAGGTTCAAAAGCCGTTTTAGAAGCTCTGTTACAAGAAAATGTCGACACGATTTTCGGTTATCCTGGTGGCGCAATTATGCCGATTTATGATGCGTTGTACGATTATTCCGAAAAACTAAAACATATTTTGGTTCGCCACGAACAGGGCGCAATCCACGCTGCACAGGGATTTGCAAGAACTTCGGGGAAAACCGGAGTCGTGTTCGCAACCAGCGGTCCCGGTGCAACCAATTTGGTAACAGGTTTAGCAGATGCGATGATAGACAGCAATCCGATTGTCTGCATTACAGGTCAGGTTTTCGCCTCACTTTTGGGAACGGATGCTTTTCAGGAAACGGACGTTATCAACATCACTACACCTGTTACAAAATGGAATTATCAGGTAACCGATGCAACAGAAATTCCTGAAGCAATAGCCAAAGCTTTTCACATTGCAAGTACAGGTCGTCCCGGTCCGGTTTTAATTGATATTACCAAAAATGCTCAGCTCCAATTATTCGGATATTTAGGTTACAAAAAATGTAATCACATCAGAAGTTATCGCCCTGAACCGGAAATCAGAAATGAATACATTGAGCAGGCTGCAGAATTAATTAATCAAGCAAAAAAACCATTTGTACTGTTTGGGCAAGGTGTGATTTTAGGAAAAGCAGAGGAAGAATTCAAAGCATTTATTGAAAAAATAAATCTTCCCGCAGCAGCAACTGTAATGGGATTGAGTGCGCTTCCAACGAACCACAAACTACATGTCGGAATGCTGGGAATGCACGGCAATTATGCACCAAATGTTATGACCAACGAATGCGATGTTCTGATTGCGGTCGGAATGCGTTTCGACGACAGAGTAACTGGACGTTTGGATAAATATGCGAAACAGGCAAAAATTATCCATCTTGATATTGACCCTGCCGAAATCGATAAAAACGTGAAAACAACTGTTCCGGTTTGGGGAAATTGTAAAAAGACGCTTCCACTTTTAACTGCTTTATTGAAAGACAATGACCATTCCGGATGGCTGGAAAAATTCCGTGAGTTGGAAAAAGAAGAGGTTAAAGAAGTCATTCAAAATGAACTTAATCCAACAACTGATGTAATGACAATGGGAGAAGTCATCAAAGTTCTTAATGAATTAACAAATGGTGATGCAATCATCACAACCGATGTTGGTCAGCATCAAATGGTTGCCTGTCGATATGCGAATTTCAATAATTCCAAATCCAGCGTAACATCTGGAGGCTTGGGAACAATGGGATTTGGTTTACCAGCCGCAATTGGCGCTTGGTATGGTGCACCGGAAAAAACAGTGGTTGCAATCATTGGAGATGGCGGATTCCAAATGACGTTGCAGGAATTGGGAACAATTATGCAGTTCGGAGCGAAGGTTAAAATCCTCATTCTCAATAATGAATTTCTTGGAATGGTAAGACAATGGCAGCAATTGTTCCACGATAGACGGTATTCTTTCGTAAACATTACAAGTCCGGATTTCGTGGCAGTTGCAAAAGGTTATTATATCGATGGACAGAAAATTTCCGAAAGAAAAGATCTGAAAACCGCTTTGGAAACAATGCTTAATCAAGATGGAGCTTATCTTCTTGAAGTAATGGTTGGGAAAGAAAATAACGTTTTTCCAATGGTAGCACAAGGAACTTCGGTTTCAGAAATCAGACTTAAATAA
- the ilvN gene encoding acetolactate synthase small subunit, whose protein sequence is MEKQEFTITLYTENSVGLIGRISGIFSRRKINIESLNTSPSEVEGIHRFTILINETEEVVRKLCRQLEKQIDVLKAYFNTDDEIVWQEQALYKVPADVVTEKVYVERLLRQYGASTVVIRQDYIVFETAGHREEIDRLTEELNKYGLIEFVRGARIAIIKNSAGIHEKVLEFEKREPSPELIENEYLDKRDDVFTM, encoded by the coding sequence ATGGAGAAACAAGAATTTACCATCACATTATACACCGAGAATTCGGTCGGATTAATCGGCAGAATATCTGGGATTTTCTCACGCAGAAAAATAAATATCGAGAGTCTTAATACTTCTCCTTCCGAAGTCGAAGGCATTCACAGATTCACAATTCTCATCAATGAAACAGAGGAAGTCGTAAGGAAACTCTGCCGTCAGCTGGAAAAACAAATCGATGTTCTGAAAGCTTATTTCAATACCGATGACGAGATTGTCTGGCAGGAGCAGGCACTTTACAAAGTTCCCGCAGATGTTGTGACAGAAAAGGTCTATGTAGAACGGTTACTTCGTCAGTATGGCGCATCCACGGTTGTGATTCGTCAGGATTACATCGTTTTTGAAACAGCAGGACATCGGGAAGAAATCGACCGATTGACCGAAGAACTCAATAAATATGGTCTCATCGAGTTTGTGAGAGGTGCAAGAATCGCCATCATCAAAAACAGCGCAGGAATCCACGAAAAAGTCCTCGAGTTTGAAAAAAGAGAACCTTCACCCGAACTCATAGAAAACGAATATCTCGACAAAAGAGACGATGTTTTCACAATGTAA
- the ilvC gene encoding ketol-acid reductoisomerase: protein MANYFNTLSLRDQLHQLGQAEFMDTSEFSDGVSALKGKKIVVVGCGAQGLNQGLNLRDSGLDVSYALRQEAIDQKRDSWKNATENNFKVGTYEELIPTADLVINLTPDKQHTSVINAVQPLMKQGATLSYSHGFNIVEEGMQIRKDLTVIMVAPKCPGSEVRAEYLRGFGVPTLIAVHPENDPQGKGWAEAKAYCVGTGGHKAGVLKSSFVAEVKSDLMGEQTILCGLLQTGSILSFDKMVEKGVDAGYASKLVQYGVEVITEALKHGGVSGMLDRLSNPAKLKAFELSEELKDIMRPLFQKHQDDIISGEFSKTMMEDWANGDANLLKWRAETGETAFEKTPAGDVKIEEQEYFDNYLLMSAFIRAGVELAFETMVEAGIKQESAYYESLHETPLIANTIARKKLFEMNRVISDTAEYGCYLFDQACKPLLADFMKSVDTDLVGKDFNEGKKASVDNAQLVHVNDILRNHPVEIVGRKLRQAMTAMKSIKTV, encoded by the coding sequence ATGGCAAATTATTTCAATACCTTATCACTCAGAGACCAGTTACATCAGTTAGGACAGGCAGAATTTATGGACACCTCAGAGTTTTCTGATGGCGTTTCTGCATTGAAAGGAAAGAAAATCGTAGTAGTTGGTTGCGGAGCTCAGGGGCTGAATCAAGGTCTGAATCTGAGAGATAGCGGACTGGATGTTTCTTACGCATTGCGTCAGGAAGCTATCGACCAAAAGAGAGATTCGTGGAAAAACGCAACCGAAAATAATTTCAAAGTCGGAACTTACGAAGAACTGATTCCAACTGCGGATTTGGTAATTAATTTGACTCCGGACAAACAACATACTTCCGTGATTAATGCAGTTCAGCCTTTGATGAAACAGGGTGCGACTTTGTCTTATTCACACGGTTTCAATATCGTGGAAGAAGGAATGCAAATCCGTAAAGATTTGACGGTGATTATGGTTGCTCCAAAATGCCCGGGTTCCGAAGTTCGTGCCGAATATCTGCGTGGTTTCGGTGTTCCAACGTTGATTGCCGTTCATCCCGAAAATGATCCTCAGGGAAAAGGTTGGGCAGAAGCAAAAGCGTATTGCGTGGGAACTGGCGGTCATAAAGCCGGTGTTTTGAAATCCTCTTTCGTTGCCGAAGTGAAGTCAGATTTAATGGGCGAGCAGACCATTTTATGCGGACTTTTGCAGACCGGTTCTATTCTTTCGTTTGACAAAATGGTGGAGAAAGGTGTTGATGCAGGTTACGCTTCCAAACTGGTTCAATACGGCGTTGAGGTAATTACAGAAGCCTTGAAACACGGCGGTGTGAGCGGAATGCTGGACAGACTTTCCAATCCTGCAAAACTAAAAGCGTTCGAATTGTCCGAAGAATTGAAAGACATTATGCGTCCACTTTTCCAGAAACATCAGGACGATATTATTTCGGGCGAATTTTCTAAAACAATGATGGAAGACTGGGCAAACGGCGATGCCAATCTTTTGAAATGGAGAGCTGAAACAGGAGAAACCGCTTTCGAAAAAACACCTGCAGGCGATGTGAAAATCGAGGAGCAGGAATATTTTGATAATTACCTTTTGATGTCGGCATTCATCAGAGCGGGCGTTGAATTGGCGTTCGAAACAATGGTTGAAGCCGGAATAAAGCAGGAATCCGCTTATTACGAGTCACTTCACGAAACACCTTTGATTGCGAATACCATCGCACGAAAAAAACTGTTCGAGATGAATCGTGTGATTTCCGACACCGCAGAATACGGCTGTTATCTTTTCGACCAGGCTTGTAAACCTTTGCTGGCAGATTTTATGAAATCAGTGGATACAGATTTGGTTGGAAAAGACTTTAACGAAGGCAAAAAAGCTTCGGTTGACAACGCTCAATTAGTTCATGTAAACGATATTTTGAGAAATCATCCTGTAGAAATTGTCGGCAGAAAACTGCGTCAGGCAATGACGGCGATGAAGTCGATTAAAACAGTTTAA
- a CDS encoding ATP-binding cassette domain-containing protein: MSIPIIHISNLNFQYDKPVLNHFDWEISSGECWMLGGLSGSGKTTLAKIISGEIKNFEGKVEVNFSEKSNLQKKVLYVSNWFQFRNLEGDRNFYYQQRYNQLAKNDTLTVFAELNHFGKEENLDFGILESYLEPFGFENFKNQQLIELSSGEHKKLQLLKALWLKPQVLIIDQPYTGLDVKSRDFLNEAFYNLNQENVTLILINNDDEYPESVQYFVEIENGKLVHRNSPKDFSKGEERVPKSLPFFLQNNQVNEQESLIRLENINISYGEKQVLKNIDWEVNSGEQWLLQGHNGSGKSTLLSLLNGDHPQAYTNEIHLFGQKRGSGESIWDIKEKIGMISPELHWYFDMNSNVGQTIASGFFDSMSLYQKLSFDQQQQLEQILYFFDLKDDKNKKLNTLPLGKQRLALLARTLIKKPKLLILDEPCQGMDNEQTQYFNQVIDDLAGQGQSLIYVGHFESQLPKKLSHKLVLENGTTKIKEMI, translated from the coding sequence ATGTCAATCCCAATCATCCACATTTCAAACCTGAATTTCCAGTATGACAAACCCGTACTGAACCATTTCGACTGGGAAATATCTTCCGGTGAATGCTGGATGCTGGGCGGATTGAGTGGAAGCGGGAAAACAACTTTAGCCAAAATCATTTCGGGAGAAATCAAAAACTTTGAAGGAAAAGTTGAGGTCAATTTTAGTGAAAAATCAAACTTGCAGAAGAAAGTTCTGTACGTTTCCAACTGGTTTCAATTCCGTAATCTGGAAGGCGACCGCAATTTTTATTATCAACAGCGATATAATCAATTGGCTAAAAATGATACCCTAACCGTTTTTGCAGAGCTGAATCATTTTGGAAAAGAAGAAAATCTGGATTTTGGAATTTTGGAATCCTATTTAGAGCCGTTTGGATTTGAAAATTTTAAAAATCAGCAATTGATAGAATTGTCAAGCGGCGAACATAAAAAATTACAATTACTGAAAGCACTTTGGCTAAAACCTCAGGTTCTGATTATCGACCAACCTTACACAGGTTTGGATGTCAAATCGAGAGACTTTTTGAATGAGGCTTTTTATAATCTGAATCAGGAAAATGTCACATTGATTTTGATAAATAACGATGACGAATATCCTGAAAGTGTTCAGTATTTTGTAGAAATAGAAAACGGAAAATTAGTTCATAGAAATTCTCCAAAAGACTTTTCCAAAGGCGAAGAAAGAGTTCCAAAATCGCTACCTTTTTTCTTGCAAAATAATCAGGTAAACGAACAGGAAAGTCTCATCAGATTAGAAAATATCAATATTTCTTACGGCGAAAAACAGGTCCTGAAAAATATTGATTGGGAAGTCAATTCCGGAGAACAATGGCTGTTGCAAGGTCATAATGGTTCTGGAAAATCAACATTATTAAGTTTGTTGAATGGCGACCATCCACAAGCTTACACCAATGAAATTCATCTTTTCGGACAAAAACGGGGAAGTGGTGAAAGTATCTGGGACATCAAAGAAAAAATCGGGATGATTTCACCAGAGTTACATTGGTATTTTGATATGAATTCAAATGTAGGCCAAACCATCGCTTCAGGTTTTTTTGATTCGATGAGTTTGTATCAGAAACTGAGTTTTGACCAGCAACAACAGTTGGAACAGATACTTTATTTTTTCGATTTGAAAGATGATAAAAATAAGAAATTAAATACACTTCCACTTGGAAAACAACGTTTGGCTTTACTCGCAAGAACATTAATCAAAAAACCAAAACTTCTGATTCTGGATGAACCCTGCCAAGGAATGGACAATGAACAGACGCAATATTTCAATCAGGTAATTGATGATTTGGCAGGCCAGGGACAATCGTTAATTTACGTTGGGCATTTTGAATCTCAATTACCAAAAAAACTCAGTCATAAACTCGTTTTGGAAAACGGAACGACAAAAATTAAAGAAATGATTTAA
- the ilvA gene encoding threonine ammonia-lyase IlvA translates to MKMNETLIFPTLEAVKEARKSIENVVNYTPLQYNARLSEKFAANIFLKREDLQPVRSYKLRGAYNKIKTLFNEGKVSQGIVCASAGNHAQGVALSCKQLQIKGTIFMPVTTPKQKLEQVEMFGGNFAEIKLVGDTFDASKNAALEFAKTSGAAFIHPFDDVQIIEGQATLALEILEQQKENIDFVFIPIGGGGLASGISTVFKELSKETQLIGVEPKGAPSMRTSIDNNLNTELSEIDGFVDGAAVKRVGDLTFEICRNTLADCIPVDEGKICDTILQLYNKDAIVLEPAGALSISALEQYRNQIKGKNVVCIVSGSNNDITRMEEIKERALLYNGLKHYFMVKFPQRPGSLKDFVLNVLGENDDITHFEYTKKNSRETALAIVGIELSNISDFNGLKQRMQNLGYFESYLNDNPDMLNMLV, encoded by the coding sequence ATGAAGATGAACGAAACGCTTATATTTCCAACATTGGAAGCGGTGAAAGAAGCCCGGAAAAGTATAGAAAATGTTGTGAATTACACGCCTTTACAATACAATGCGAGATTATCAGAAAAATTTGCAGCAAATATTTTCCTGAAAAGAGAAGATTTGCAACCAGTGAGGTCATACAAACTGCGAGGCGCCTACAATAAAATCAAAACTCTTTTTAACGAAGGCAAAGTTTCTCAAGGAATAGTCTGTGCCAGCGCAGGAAATCACGCTCAGGGAGTGGCTTTATCGTGTAAACAACTCCAAATCAAAGGAACGATTTTTATGCCCGTGACTACTCCAAAACAAAAGCTGGAACAGGTTGAAATGTTCGGCGGAAACTTCGCTGAAATTAAATTAGTCGGAGATACTTTCGATGCTTCAAAAAATGCAGCTTTGGAATTTGCGAAAACTTCGGGAGCAGCTTTTATTCATCCTTTTGATGATGTTCAGATTATCGAAGGACAGGCAACTTTGGCATTGGAAATATTAGAACAACAAAAAGAAAATATTGATTTTGTTTTCATTCCGATTGGTGGTGGCGGTTTAGCTTCCGGAATTTCTACCGTTTTTAAAGAGTTATCAAAAGAAACTCAGTTAATCGGCGTTGAACCAAAAGGTGCGCCTTCTATGAGAACTTCTATCGATAATAATCTGAATACAGAACTTTCAGAAATCGATGGTTTTGTTGACGGTGCAGCTGTGAAAAGAGTAGGAGATTTGACTTTTGAGATATGCAGAAATACGCTTGCAGACTGTATTCCTGTAGATGAAGGGAAGATTTGTGATACGATTCTTCAGTTATATAATAAAGATGCAATTGTCTTGGAACCAGCTGGAGCTTTGTCGATTTCGGCTTTGGAACAATATCGAAATCAGATTAAAGGCAAAAATGTGGTCTGCATTGTGAGTGGAAGCAACAACGACATTACCAGAATGGAGGAAATCAAAGAACGGGCTTTGCTTTACAATGGTTTGAAACATTATTTTATGGTGAAATTCCCACAGCGTCCGGGTTCTTTGAAAGATTTTGTTCTGAATGTTCTCGGCGAAAATGACGACATCACCCATTTTGAATATACCAAGAAAAACTCAAGAGAAACCGCTTTGGCAATTGTAGGAATCGAACTTTCCAATATCTCTGATTTCAATGGTTTGAAACAGAGAATGCAAAATCTCGGTTATTTTGAATCTTATCTTAATGATAATCCTGATATGTTGAATATGCTTGTTTAA